A genomic segment from Yimella sp. cx-51 encodes:
- the rplT gene encoding 50S ribosomal protein L20 — MARVKRAVNAQKKRRTVLEQASGYRGQRSRLYRKAKEQVTHSLGYSYRDRRAKKGDFRRLWIQRINAGARANGMTYNRFIQGLKNAEIEVDRRMLAELAVNDEAAFAALVEIAKANVSTESSADAKADVA; from the coding sequence GTGGCACGCGTGAAGCGGGCAGTCAACGCCCAGAAGAAGCGCCGTACCGTCCTCGAGCAGGCGAGCGGCTACCGCGGCCAGCGCTCGCGCCTGTACCGCAAGGCCAAGGAGCAGGTCACCCACAGTCTCGGTTACAGCTACCGTGACCGCCGCGCCAAGAAGGGCGACTTCCGTCGCCTCTGGATCCAGCGCATCAACGCCGGCGCCCGCGCCAACGGCATGACCTACAACCGTTTCATCCAGGGTCTGAAGAACGCTGAGATCGAGGTCGACCGTCGCATGCTGGCCGAGCTGGCCGTCAACGACGAGGCAGCGTTCGCTGCCCTGGTCGAGATCGCCAAAGCGAACGTCAGCACCGAGTCCTCGGCAGACGCCAAGGCCGACGTCGCCTGA
- the rpmI gene encoding 50S ribosomal protein L35, whose translation MPKMKTHSGAKKRFRVTGSGKVMRQRARHVHKFQERSKTATRRLVPDVVVAKSDEKKIKKLLGK comes from the coding sequence ATGCCGAAGATGAAGACCCACAGTGGTGCCAAGAAGCGCTTCCGCGTGACCGGCTCCGGCAAGGTGATGCGTCAGCGTGCGCGCCACGTGCACAAGTTCCAGGAGCGCAGCAAGACGGCCACCCGTCGTCTCGTTCCGGACGTCGTCGTCGCCAAGTCCGACGAGAAGAAGATCAAGAAGCTTCTCGGTAAGTAA
- the pheS gene encoding phenylalanine--tRNA ligase subunit alpha translates to MSGPNTSYDPVEVAALDPAQIEQAVQDALAAIAAATDLDQLKLVRTAHQGDKSPLALANREIGALPPTAKAEAGKRVGQARGQVGAALKERQAQLEIERDERILVEEAVDVTVVSQRRPLGRRHPTELMGERIADILVGMGWEIAEGPEVEAEWFVFDALNFDADHPARQMQDTFYLEPADGGLVLRTHTSPVQARAMLERGAPLYIGCLGRVFRTDELDATHMPAFHQIEGLAVDEGLTMAHLKGTLDRLATELFGEGIITRLRPSYFPFTEPSAEMDLRCFVCRGEDPDCRACSGTGWIEWGGCGMVNQNVLRACNVDPDKYSGFAFGMGVDRALMFRTGAADMREMIEGDVRFNNQFGMEI, encoded by the coding sequence ATGTCAGGCCCCAATACTTCGTACGACCCCGTCGAGGTCGCAGCTCTCGACCCTGCTCAGATCGAGCAGGCCGTGCAGGACGCCCTCGCGGCGATCGCTGCAGCGACCGATCTCGACCAACTCAAGCTCGTGCGTACCGCCCACCAGGGCGACAAGTCGCCGCTGGCACTGGCCAACCGTGAGATCGGTGCGCTCCCGCCGACCGCGAAGGCCGAGGCGGGCAAGCGCGTCGGTCAGGCCCGCGGTCAGGTCGGCGCAGCACTCAAAGAACGCCAAGCCCAACTCGAGATCGAGCGCGACGAGCGCATCTTGGTCGAGGAGGCCGTCGACGTCACCGTCGTCTCGCAGCGGCGCCCGCTGGGCCGCCGCCACCCCACTGAACTCATGGGCGAACGCATCGCCGACATCCTCGTGGGCATGGGCTGGGAGATCGCCGAAGGGCCCGAGGTCGAAGCAGAGTGGTTCGTCTTCGACGCCCTCAACTTCGACGCCGATCACCCGGCACGTCAGATGCAGGACACCTTCTACCTCGAGCCCGCCGACGGCGGTCTGGTGCTGCGCACCCACACCTCACCTGTGCAGGCGCGCGCCATGCTTGAGCGCGGTGCACCGCTCTACATCGGCTGCCTGGGTCGGGTGTTCCGCACCGACGAACTCGACGCCACCCACATGCCGGCTTTCCATCAGATCGAGGGCCTGGCCGTCGACGAAGGTCTGACGATGGCCCACCTGAAGGGCACCCTCGACCGACTGGCGACGGAGTTGTTCGGCGAGGGCATCATCACGCGTTTGCGCCCGTCCTACTTCCCGTTCACCGAGCCGTCGGCCGAGATGGACCTGCGCTGCTTCGTCTGTCGCGGTGAAGATCCCGACTGCCGCGCGTGCTCCGGCACCGGCTGGATCGAGTGGGGCGGTTGCGGGATGGTCAACCAGAACGTCCTGCGCGCCTGCAATGTCGACCCTGACAAATACTCCGGTTTCGCGTTCGGCATGGGTGTCGACCGAGCCCTGATGTTCCGCACCGGTGCCGCCGACATGCGGGAAATGATCGAGGGCGATGTGCGCTTCAACAACCAGTTCGGAATGGAGATCTGA
- a CDS encoding RNA methyltransferase produces MEPVLSNPQSERVKKVRALHRRSSRLRAGLFLAEGPQAVRELLCFRPETAQAVYVLDGASGAVLTELCELARDRAVPLFAVTEQVMAAMCDAQHPQGIAGVARPVDVLLHDALDGEGFVVVLTNVRDPGNAGTVLRGADAAGARCVLVSDSSVDLYNPKVVRSTVGSLWHLPVSIGRTIPEIFEACRSAGLTLLAADGVGNTLLPDTELSQPHAWVFGNEAWGLEPEVRDACDEVVRVPIYGHAESLNLAMAATVCMYASAAAAHPKLG; encoded by the coding sequence GTGGAGCCCGTCCTGTCAAACCCGCAGTCCGAGCGGGTGAAGAAGGTTCGTGCGCTGCACCGGCGTTCGTCGCGTCTAAGGGCGGGCCTCTTCCTCGCCGAAGGACCGCAAGCCGTCCGCGAACTGCTGTGCTTCCGGCCCGAGACCGCACAAGCGGTGTACGTGTTGGACGGTGCCAGCGGCGCTGTCCTGACCGAACTCTGCGAACTCGCCCGCGACCGAGCAGTGCCGCTGTTCGCGGTCACCGAGCAGGTGATGGCCGCCATGTGCGATGCCCAGCACCCGCAAGGGATCGCGGGGGTCGCGCGGCCGGTCGACGTGCTGCTGCACGATGCGCTGGACGGCGAGGGGTTCGTGGTCGTGCTGACCAATGTGCGCGATCCCGGTAACGCCGGCACGGTGTTGCGCGGAGCGGACGCCGCTGGTGCGCGCTGTGTGCTGGTCAGCGACTCCAGTGTCGATCTCTACAACCCCAAAGTGGTGCGCTCCACCGTCGGCTCGCTGTGGCACCTGCCGGTGAGCATCGGACGGACGATCCCCGAGATCTTCGAAGCCTGCCGGTCGGCAGGGCTCACCCTGTTGGCCGCCGATGGCGTCGGCAACACGCTGTTGCCCGACACGGAGTTGTCGCAGCCGCACGCGTGGGTCTTCGGCAATGAGGCGTGGGGTCTGGAGCCAGAGGTGCGCGATGCGTGTGACGAGGTCGTGCGGGTCCCTATCTACGGTCACGCCGAGTCCTTGAATCTGGCCATGGCGGCCACCGTCTGCATGTACGCCAGCGCCGCCGCTGCCCACCCGAAACTCGGGTGA